One window of Bactrocera tryoni isolate S06 chromosome 2, CSIRO_BtryS06_freeze2, whole genome shotgun sequence genomic DNA carries:
- the LOC120769435 gene encoding histidine-rich glycoprotein-like, with protein MAFKVIATLSLCFALAVVNASPYGHHEHGGHGGHGGHGHGHSASSHASVHLVSHDDHHDHHGHHGGGHEHGDGHDSHAEYHFNYGVKDKKTGDFKGQSEKRDGHKVSGHYELIDADGHKRTVHYTADKHSGFHAVVHREPTHHHVADHGHTSYYGGHAEVKSHEGGDDGGHGHGHGYGHGHGYGHEHGHGHHSSGFSIKQEHGVAIHHHGGHDSGHGHGGH; from the exons ATGGCTTTTAAG GTTATCGCTACCCTTTCACTTTGCTTCGCACTGGCAGTGGTTAATGCCTCGCCATATGGTCATCATGAACATGGTGGACATGGAGGACATGGTGGACATG GGCATGGCCACAGTGCTTCCAGTCACGCTTCGGTGCATTTAGTCTCACATGACGATCATCATGATCACCACGGTCATCATGGAGGCGGTCACGAGCATGGTGATGGCCATGATTCACATGCCGAGTACCATTTCAACTATGGTGTTAAGGACAAGAAGACGGGCGATTTCAAAGGGCAAAGCGAAAAACGTGATGGCCATAAAGTATCCGGACACTACGAGCTGATTGATGCCGATGGTCACAAGAGAACTGTCCACTATACAGCTGACAAGCATAGCGGTTTCCATGCCGTCGTACATCGTGAACCCACACACCATCATGTTGCTGATCACGGACACACTAGCTACTATGGCGGTCACGCTGAGGTCAAATCCCATGAAGGTGGCGATGATGGCGGCCACGGTCATGGACATGGATATGGTCATGGACATGGATATGGTCATGAACACGGTCATGGCCACCATTCTAGCGGTTTCTCCATCAAGCAAGAACATGGTGTTGCTATCCATCATCACGGTGGCCATGATAGTGGTCATGGCCATGGTGGTCATTAA